A stretch of Prionailurus bengalensis isolate Pbe53 chromosome E4, Fcat_Pben_1.1_paternal_pri, whole genome shotgun sequence DNA encodes these proteins:
- the UBAP2L gene encoding ubiquitin-associated protein 2-like isoform X25, which yields MMTSVGTNRARGNWEQPQNQNQTQHKQRPQATAEQIRLAQMISDHNDADFEEKVKQLIDITGKNQDECVIALHDCNGDVNRAINVLLEGNPDTHSWEMVGKKKGVSGQKDGGQTESNEEGKENRDRDRDYSRRRGGPPRRGRGASRGRECMHGALTKPAVVRGQENGLDGTKSGGPSGRGTERGRRGRGRGRGGSGRRGGRFSAQGMGTFNPADYAEPANTDDNYGNNSGNTWNNTGHFEPDDGTSAWRTAAEEWGTEDWNEDLSETKIFTASNVSSVPLPAENVTITAGQRIDLAVLLGKTPSSMENDSSNLDPSQAPSLAQPLVFSNSKQSAITQPASGNSFSHHSMVSMLGKGFGDVGEAKGGSTTGSQFLEQFKTAQALAQLAAQHSQPGTTATSSWDMGSASQSPSLVQYDLKNPDDSTVHSPFSKRQAFTPSSAMMEVFLQEKPPTVATSTAAPPPPSSPLPSKSTSAPQMSPGSSDNQSSSPQPAQQKLKQQKKKASLTSKIPALAVEMPGSADISGLNLQFGALQFGSEPVLSDYESTPTTSASSSQAPSSLYTSTASESSSTISSNQSQESGYQSGPIQSTTYTSPNNAQGPLYEQRSTQTRRYPSSISSSPQKDLTQAKNGFSSVQATQLQTTQSVEGATGSAVKSDSPSTSGISPLSETVSAASLLTAASQHSSPLGGLSHGEESANAPTTQHSSTLSTQQNTLSSSTSSGRTSTSTLLHTSVDSEANLHSSSSTFSTTSSTVSAPPPVVSVSSSLHSGSSLGLSLSSNSTVTASTRSSVATTSGKAPPNLPPGVPPLLPNPYIMAPGLLHAYPPQVYGYDDLQMLQTRFPLDYYSIPFPTPTTPLTGRDGSLASNPYSGDLTKFGRGDASSPAPATTLAQPQQNQTQTHHTTQQTFLNPALPPGYSYTSLPYYTGVPGLPSTFQYGPAVFPVAPTSSKQHGVNVSVNASATPFQQPSGYGSHGYNTGRKYPPPYKHFWTAES from the exons CATTCGTGGGAGATGGTCGGGAAGAAGAAGGGAGTCTCAGGACAGAAGGATGGTGGCCAAACGGAATCCAACGAGGAAGGCAAAGAAAATCGAGACCGTGACAGAGACTATAGTCGGCGACGTGGTGGGCCACCAAGACGGGGGAGAGGTGCCAGCCGTGGACGAGAGTGTATGCATGGGGCTTTAACAAAACCAGCTGTGG ttcggGGTCAGGAAAACGGATTAGATGGCACTAAGAGTGGAGGACCTTCTGGAAGAGGCACTGAACGAGGCAGAAGAGGACGTGGCAGAGGCAGAG gtgGCTCTGGTAGACGGGGAGGAAGGTTTTCTGCTCAAGGAATGGG AACCTTTAACCCAGCTGATTATGCAGAACCGGCCAATACCGATGACAACTATGGCAATAATAGCGGGAATACGTGGAACAACACTGGCCACTTCGAACCAGATGATGGGACGA GTGCGTGGAGGACCGCGGCAGAGGAGTGGGGGACTGAAGACTGGAATGAAGAC CTTTCTGAGACCAAGATCTTCACTGCCTCTAATGTGTCTTCAGTGCCTCTGCCTGCGGAGAATGTGACAATCACTGCTGGTCAGAG AATCGACCTTGCTGTTCTGTTGGGGAAGACACCATCTTCAATGGAGAATGATTCCTCTAATCTGGATCCATCTCAGGCTCCTTCTCTTGCGCAGCCTCTGGTGTTCAGTAATTCAAAGCAGAGCGCCATAACACAGCCCGCTTCAGGAAACTCATTCTCTCATCACAGTATG GTGAGCATGTTGGGGAAAGGGTTTGGCGATGTCGGCGAAGCCAAAGGTGGCAGCACCACGGGCTCTCAGTTCTTGGAGCAGTTCAAGACTGCTCAGGCCCTGGCCCAGCTGGCGGCACAGCATTCTCAGCCTGGAACCACCGCCACCTCCTCTTGGGACATGGGCTCTGCCTCACAGTCCCCATCGCTGGTGCAGTACG ATTTGAAGAACCCAGACGATTCCACAGTACACAGCCCCTTCAGCAAACGCCAGGCTTTCACCCCATCTTCAGCCATGATGGAGGTGTTCCTTCAGGAGAAGCCGCCCACGGTGGCCACCTCCACCGCTGCACCTCCACCGCCCTCTTCTCCTCTGCCGAGCAAATCCACCTCGGCCCCACAGATGTCTCCCGGGTCTTCAGATAACCAGTCCTCCAGCCCTCAGCCGGCTCAGCAGAAATTGAAACAGCAGAAGAAAAAGGCCTCCTTGACTTCTAAG ATTCCTGCTCTGGCTGTGGAGATGCCTGGCTCAGCAGATATCTCAGGGCTAAACCTGCAGTTTGGGGCATTGCAGTTTGGGTCAGAGCCTGTCCTTTCTGATTACGAGTCCACCCCCACCACGAGCGCCTCTTCAAGCCAGGCTCCAAGTAGCCTCTATACCAGCACAGCCAG TGAATCTTCATCTACAATTTCATCTAACCAGAGTCAGGAGTCCGGTTATCAGAGCGGTCCAATTCAGTCGACAACCTATACCTCCCCAAATAATGCTCAGGGCCCTCTGTATGAACAGAGGTCCACACAGACTCGACGGTACCCCAGCTCCATCtcctcatcaccccaaaaggaccTGACTCAGGCAAAG AATGGCTTCAGCTCTGTGCAGGCCACACAGTTACAGACCACGCAATCTGTTGAAG gtGCTACAGGCTCTGCAGTGAAGTCTGACTCACCTTCCACTTCCGGCATCTCCCCTCTCAGCGAGACGGTGTCCGCAGCCTCCTTGCTGACAGCGGCCAGTCAACACTCATCCCCCCTGGGTGGCTTGAGCCACGGTGAGGAGAGTGCAAATGCTCCCACCACACAACACAGCAG CACGTTATCGACGCAGCAGAACACCCTCTCGTCATCCACGTCTTCTGGGCGCACTTCTACATCCACTCTTTTG CACACAAGCGTGGACAGTGAGGCGAACCTCCATTCTTCCTCCAGCACTTTCTCCACCACGTCCAGCACggtctctgcgcctcccccagtGGTCAGTGTCTCCTCCAGTCTCCACAGCGGCAGCAGCTTAGGCCTCAGCCTCAGCAGCAACTCCACCGTCACAGCCTCGACTCGGAGCTCGGTCGCTACGACTTCAG GAAAAGCTCCTCCCAACCTCCCTCCTGGGGTCCCGCCATTGTTGCCTAATCCATACATCATGGCTCCAGGGCTGTTACACGCCTACCCG CCGCAAGTATATGGTTACGATGACTTACAGATGCTTCAGACGAGATTCCCCTTG GATTACTACAGCATCCCATTTCCCACGCCCACCACACCGCTGACGGGGAGGGACGGTAGCCTGGCCAGCAACCCCTACTCTG GTGACCTCACGAAGTTCGGCCGCGGGGatgcctcctccccagccccggcCACAACCTTGGCCCAACCCCAACAGAACCAGACGCAGACTCACCACACGACGCAGCAGACATTCCTGAACCCGGCGCTGCCTCCTGGCTACAGTTACACCAGCCTGCCATACTACACAGGGGTTCCGGGCCTCCCCAGCACCTTCCAGTATGGGCCTGCTGTGTTCCCT GTGGCTCCTACCTCTTCCAAGCAGCATGGTGTGAATGTCAGTGTGAACGCATCAGCCACCCCTTTCCAACAGCCAAGTGGATATGGGTCTCACGGATACAACACTG GAAGAAAATATCCACCCCCTTACAAGCATTTCTGGACGGCAGAGAGCTAA
- the UBAP2L gene encoding ubiquitin-associated protein 2-like isoform X24 gives MMTSVGTNRARGNWEQPQNQNQTQHKQRPQATAEQIRLAQMISDHNDADFEEKVKQLIDITGKNQDECVIALHDCNGDVNRAINVLLEGNPDTHSWEMVGKKKGVSGQKDGGQTESNEEGKENRDRDRDYSRRRGGPPRRGRGASRGREFRGQENGLDGTKSGGPSGRGTERGRRGRGRGRGGSGRRGGRFSAQGMGTFNPADYAEPANTDDNYGNNSGNTWNNTGHFEPDDGTRLDFSGVEGSNYPRKFETAPGAWRTAAEEWGTEDWNEDLSETKIFTASNVSSVPLPAENVTITAGQRIDLAVLLGKTPSSMENDSSNLDPSQAPSLAQPLVFSNSKQSAITQPASGNSFSHHSMVSMLGKGFGDVGEAKGGSTTGSQFLEQFKTAQALAQLAAQHSQPGTTATSSWDMGSASQSPSLVQYDLKNPDDSTVHSPFSKRQAFTPSSAMMEVFLQEKPPTVATSTAAPPPPSSPLPSKSTSAPQMSPGSSDNQSSSPQPAQQKLKQQKKKASLTSKIPALAVEMPGSADISGLNLQFGALQFGSEPVLSDYESTPTTSASSSQAPSSLYTSTASESSSTISSNQSQESGYQSGPIQSTTYTSPNNAQGPLYEQRSTQTRRYPSSISSSPQKDLTQAKNGFSSVQATQLQTTQSVEGATGSAVKSDSPSTSGISPLSETVSAASLLTAASQHSSPLGGLSHGEESANAPTTQHSSTLSTQQNTLSSSTSSGRTSTSTLLHTSVDSEANLHSSSSTFSTTSSTVSAPPPVVSVSSSLHSGSSLGLSLSSNSTVTASTRSSVATTSGKAPPNLPPGVPPLLPNPYIMAPGLLHAYPPQVYGYDDLQMLQTRFPLDYYSIPFPTPTTPLTGRDGSLASNPYSGDLTKFGRGDASSPAPATTLAQPQQNQTQTHHTTQQTFLNPALPPGYSYTSLPYYTGVPGLPSTFQYGPAVFPVAPTSSKQHGVNVSVNASATPFQQPSGYGSHGYNTGRKYPPPYKHFWTAES, from the exons CATTCGTGGGAGATGGTCGGGAAGAAGAAGGGAGTCTCAGGACAGAAGGATGGTGGCCAAACGGAATCCAACGAGGAAGGCAAAGAAAATCGAGACCGTGACAGAGACTATAGTCGGCGACGTGGTGGGCCACCAAGACGGGGGAGAGGTGCCAGCCGTGGACGAGAGT ttcggGGTCAGGAAAACGGATTAGATGGCACTAAGAGTGGAGGACCTTCTGGAAGAGGCACTGAACGAGGCAGAAGAGGACGTGGCAGAGGCAGAG gtgGCTCTGGTAGACGGGGAGGAAGGTTTTCTGCTCAAGGAATGGG AACCTTTAACCCAGCTGATTATGCAGAACCGGCCAATACCGATGACAACTATGGCAATAATAGCGGGAATACGTGGAACAACACTGGCCACTTCGAACCAGATGATGGGACGA gaCTTGATTTCAGTGGGGTTGAGGGGTCAAATTATCCCCGAAAATTTGAGACTGCTCCTG GTGCGTGGAGGACCGCGGCAGAGGAGTGGGGGACTGAAGACTGGAATGAAGAC CTTTCTGAGACCAAGATCTTCACTGCCTCTAATGTGTCTTCAGTGCCTCTGCCTGCGGAGAATGTGACAATCACTGCTGGTCAGAG AATCGACCTTGCTGTTCTGTTGGGGAAGACACCATCTTCAATGGAGAATGATTCCTCTAATCTGGATCCATCTCAGGCTCCTTCTCTTGCGCAGCCTCTGGTGTTCAGTAATTCAAAGCAGAGCGCCATAACACAGCCCGCTTCAGGAAACTCATTCTCTCATCACAGTATG GTGAGCATGTTGGGGAAAGGGTTTGGCGATGTCGGCGAAGCCAAAGGTGGCAGCACCACGGGCTCTCAGTTCTTGGAGCAGTTCAAGACTGCTCAGGCCCTGGCCCAGCTGGCGGCACAGCATTCTCAGCCTGGAACCACCGCCACCTCCTCTTGGGACATGGGCTCTGCCTCACAGTCCCCATCGCTGGTGCAGTACG ATTTGAAGAACCCAGACGATTCCACAGTACACAGCCCCTTCAGCAAACGCCAGGCTTTCACCCCATCTTCAGCCATGATGGAGGTGTTCCTTCAGGAGAAGCCGCCCACGGTGGCCACCTCCACCGCTGCACCTCCACCGCCCTCTTCTCCTCTGCCGAGCAAATCCACCTCGGCCCCACAGATGTCTCCCGGGTCTTCAGATAACCAGTCCTCCAGCCCTCAGCCGGCTCAGCAGAAATTGAAACAGCAGAAGAAAAAGGCCTCCTTGACTTCTAAG ATTCCTGCTCTGGCTGTGGAGATGCCTGGCTCAGCAGATATCTCAGGGCTAAACCTGCAGTTTGGGGCATTGCAGTTTGGGTCAGAGCCTGTCCTTTCTGATTACGAGTCCACCCCCACCACGAGCGCCTCTTCAAGCCAGGCTCCAAGTAGCCTCTATACCAGCACAGCCAG TGAATCTTCATCTACAATTTCATCTAACCAGAGTCAGGAGTCCGGTTATCAGAGCGGTCCAATTCAGTCGACAACCTATACCTCCCCAAATAATGCTCAGGGCCCTCTGTATGAACAGAGGTCCACACAGACTCGACGGTACCCCAGCTCCATCtcctcatcaccccaaaaggaccTGACTCAGGCAAAG AATGGCTTCAGCTCTGTGCAGGCCACACAGTTACAGACCACGCAATCTGTTGAAG gtGCTACAGGCTCTGCAGTGAAGTCTGACTCACCTTCCACTTCCGGCATCTCCCCTCTCAGCGAGACGGTGTCCGCAGCCTCCTTGCTGACAGCGGCCAGTCAACACTCATCCCCCCTGGGTGGCTTGAGCCACGGTGAGGAGAGTGCAAATGCTCCCACCACACAACACAGCAG CACGTTATCGACGCAGCAGAACACCCTCTCGTCATCCACGTCTTCTGGGCGCACTTCTACATCCACTCTTTTG CACACAAGCGTGGACAGTGAGGCGAACCTCCATTCTTCCTCCAGCACTTTCTCCACCACGTCCAGCACggtctctgcgcctcccccagtGGTCAGTGTCTCCTCCAGTCTCCACAGCGGCAGCAGCTTAGGCCTCAGCCTCAGCAGCAACTCCACCGTCACAGCCTCGACTCGGAGCTCGGTCGCTACGACTTCAG GAAAAGCTCCTCCCAACCTCCCTCCTGGGGTCCCGCCATTGTTGCCTAATCCATACATCATGGCTCCAGGGCTGTTACACGCCTACCCG CCGCAAGTATATGGTTACGATGACTTACAGATGCTTCAGACGAGATTCCCCTTG GATTACTACAGCATCCCATTTCCCACGCCCACCACACCGCTGACGGGGAGGGACGGTAGCCTGGCCAGCAACCCCTACTCTG GTGACCTCACGAAGTTCGGCCGCGGGGatgcctcctccccagccccggcCACAACCTTGGCCCAACCCCAACAGAACCAGACGCAGACTCACCACACGACGCAGCAGACATTCCTGAACCCGGCGCTGCCTCCTGGCTACAGTTACACCAGCCTGCCATACTACACAGGGGTTCCGGGCCTCCCCAGCACCTTCCAGTATGGGCCTGCTGTGTTCCCT GTGGCTCCTACCTCTTCCAAGCAGCATGGTGTGAATGTCAGTGTGAACGCATCAGCCACCCCTTTCCAACAGCCAAGTGGATATGGGTCTCACGGATACAACACTG GAAGAAAATATCCACCCCCTTACAAGCATTTCTGGACGGCAGAGAGCTAA
- the UBAP2L gene encoding ubiquitin-associated protein 2-like isoform X22 produces MMTSVGTNRARGNWEQPQNQNQTQHKQRPQATAEQIRLAQMISDHNDADFEEKVKQLIDITGKNQDECVIALHDCNGDVNRAINVLLEGNPDTHSWEMVGKKKGVSGQKDGGQTESNEEGKENRDRDRDYSRRRGGPPRRGRGASRGRECMHGALTKPAVVRGQENGLDGTKSGGPSGRGTERGRRGRGRGRGGSGRRGGRFSAQGMGTFNPADYAEPANTDDNYGNNSGNTWNNTGHFEPDDGTRLDFSGVEGSNYPRKFETAPGAWRTAAEEWGTEDWNEDLSETKIFTASNVSSVPLPAENVTITAGQRIDLAVLLGKTPSSMENDSSNLDPSQAPSLAQPLVFSNSKQSAITQPASGNSFSHHSMVSMLGKGFGDVGEAKGGSTTGSQFLEQFKTAQALAQLAAQHSQPGTTATSSWDMGSASQSPSLVQYDLKNPDDSTVHSPFSKRQAFTPSSAMMEVFLQEKPPTVATSTAAPPPPSSPLPSKSTSAPQMSPGSSDNQSSSPQPAQQKLKQQKKKASLTSKIPALAVEMPGSADISGLNLQFGALQFGSEPVLSDYESTPTTSASSSQAPSSLYTSTASESSSTISSNQSQESGYQSGPIQSTTYTSPNNAQGPLYEQRSTQTRRYPSSISSSPQKDLTQAKNGFSSVQATQLQTTQSVEGATGSAVKSDSPSTSGISPLSETVSAASLLTAASQHSSPLGGLSHGEESANAPTTQHSSTLSTQQNTLSSSTSSGRTSTSTLLHTSVDSEANLHSSSSTFSTTSSTVSAPPPVVSVSSSLHSGSSLGLSLSSNSTVTASTRSSVATTSGKAPPNLPPGVPPLLPNPYIMAPGLLHAYPPQVYGYDDLQMLQTRFPLDYYSIPFPTPTTPLTGRDGSLASNPYSGDLTKFGRGDASSPAPATTLAQPQQNQTQTHHTTQQTFLNPALPPGYSYTSLPYYTGVPGLPSTFQYGPAVFPVAPTSSKQHGVNVSVNASATPFQQPSGYGSHGYNTGRKYPPPYKHFWTAES; encoded by the exons CATTCGTGGGAGATGGTCGGGAAGAAGAAGGGAGTCTCAGGACAGAAGGATGGTGGCCAAACGGAATCCAACGAGGAAGGCAAAGAAAATCGAGACCGTGACAGAGACTATAGTCGGCGACGTGGTGGGCCACCAAGACGGGGGAGAGGTGCCAGCCGTGGACGAGAGTGTATGCATGGGGCTTTAACAAAACCAGCTGTGG ttcggGGTCAGGAAAACGGATTAGATGGCACTAAGAGTGGAGGACCTTCTGGAAGAGGCACTGAACGAGGCAGAAGAGGACGTGGCAGAGGCAGAG gtgGCTCTGGTAGACGGGGAGGAAGGTTTTCTGCTCAAGGAATGGG AACCTTTAACCCAGCTGATTATGCAGAACCGGCCAATACCGATGACAACTATGGCAATAATAGCGGGAATACGTGGAACAACACTGGCCACTTCGAACCAGATGATGGGACGA gaCTTGATTTCAGTGGGGTTGAGGGGTCAAATTATCCCCGAAAATTTGAGACTGCTCCTG GTGCGTGGAGGACCGCGGCAGAGGAGTGGGGGACTGAAGACTGGAATGAAGAC CTTTCTGAGACCAAGATCTTCACTGCCTCTAATGTGTCTTCAGTGCCTCTGCCTGCGGAGAATGTGACAATCACTGCTGGTCAGAG AATCGACCTTGCTGTTCTGTTGGGGAAGACACCATCTTCAATGGAGAATGATTCCTCTAATCTGGATCCATCTCAGGCTCCTTCTCTTGCGCAGCCTCTGGTGTTCAGTAATTCAAAGCAGAGCGCCATAACACAGCCCGCTTCAGGAAACTCATTCTCTCATCACAGTATG GTGAGCATGTTGGGGAAAGGGTTTGGCGATGTCGGCGAAGCCAAAGGTGGCAGCACCACGGGCTCTCAGTTCTTGGAGCAGTTCAAGACTGCTCAGGCCCTGGCCCAGCTGGCGGCACAGCATTCTCAGCCTGGAACCACCGCCACCTCCTCTTGGGACATGGGCTCTGCCTCACAGTCCCCATCGCTGGTGCAGTACG ATTTGAAGAACCCAGACGATTCCACAGTACACAGCCCCTTCAGCAAACGCCAGGCTTTCACCCCATCTTCAGCCATGATGGAGGTGTTCCTTCAGGAGAAGCCGCCCACGGTGGCCACCTCCACCGCTGCACCTCCACCGCCCTCTTCTCCTCTGCCGAGCAAATCCACCTCGGCCCCACAGATGTCTCCCGGGTCTTCAGATAACCAGTCCTCCAGCCCTCAGCCGGCTCAGCAGAAATTGAAACAGCAGAAGAAAAAGGCCTCCTTGACTTCTAAG ATTCCTGCTCTGGCTGTGGAGATGCCTGGCTCAGCAGATATCTCAGGGCTAAACCTGCAGTTTGGGGCATTGCAGTTTGGGTCAGAGCCTGTCCTTTCTGATTACGAGTCCACCCCCACCACGAGCGCCTCTTCAAGCCAGGCTCCAAGTAGCCTCTATACCAGCACAGCCAG TGAATCTTCATCTACAATTTCATCTAACCAGAGTCAGGAGTCCGGTTATCAGAGCGGTCCAATTCAGTCGACAACCTATACCTCCCCAAATAATGCTCAGGGCCCTCTGTATGAACAGAGGTCCACACAGACTCGACGGTACCCCAGCTCCATCtcctcatcaccccaaaaggaccTGACTCAGGCAAAG AATGGCTTCAGCTCTGTGCAGGCCACACAGTTACAGACCACGCAATCTGTTGAAG gtGCTACAGGCTCTGCAGTGAAGTCTGACTCACCTTCCACTTCCGGCATCTCCCCTCTCAGCGAGACGGTGTCCGCAGCCTCCTTGCTGACAGCGGCCAGTCAACACTCATCCCCCCTGGGTGGCTTGAGCCACGGTGAGGAGAGTGCAAATGCTCCCACCACACAACACAGCAG CACGTTATCGACGCAGCAGAACACCCTCTCGTCATCCACGTCTTCTGGGCGCACTTCTACATCCACTCTTTTG CACACAAGCGTGGACAGTGAGGCGAACCTCCATTCTTCCTCCAGCACTTTCTCCACCACGTCCAGCACggtctctgcgcctcccccagtGGTCAGTGTCTCCTCCAGTCTCCACAGCGGCAGCAGCTTAGGCCTCAGCCTCAGCAGCAACTCCACCGTCACAGCCTCGACTCGGAGCTCGGTCGCTACGACTTCAG GAAAAGCTCCTCCCAACCTCCCTCCTGGGGTCCCGCCATTGTTGCCTAATCCATACATCATGGCTCCAGGGCTGTTACACGCCTACCCG CCGCAAGTATATGGTTACGATGACTTACAGATGCTTCAGACGAGATTCCCCTTG GATTACTACAGCATCCCATTTCCCACGCCCACCACACCGCTGACGGGGAGGGACGGTAGCCTGGCCAGCAACCCCTACTCTG GTGACCTCACGAAGTTCGGCCGCGGGGatgcctcctccccagccccggcCACAACCTTGGCCCAACCCCAACAGAACCAGACGCAGACTCACCACACGACGCAGCAGACATTCCTGAACCCGGCGCTGCCTCCTGGCTACAGTTACACCAGCCTGCCATACTACACAGGGGTTCCGGGCCTCCCCAGCACCTTCCAGTATGGGCCTGCTGTGTTCCCT GTGGCTCCTACCTCTTCCAAGCAGCATGGTGTGAATGTCAGTGTGAACGCATCAGCCACCCCTTTCCAACAGCCAAGTGGATATGGGTCTCACGGATACAACACTG GAAGAAAATATCCACCCCCTTACAAGCATTTCTGGACGGCAGAGAGCTAA